A stretch of the Marivirga tractuosa DSM 4126 genome encodes the following:
- a CDS encoding tetratricopeptide repeat protein, giving the protein MKKLALFFAFFLMIGQAFAQNSNVRKADRALENGELEEAKELINEAAEHEKTKDDPKTWYTRGTIYQAILNENGYSKEVVEEATKSYNKVFDMVEENDKYFTLTDLKVQELWGGFINEGSEAYSAEKFEEAVKAFEKALIVLPKDTTATLYAGIASQQSQDNETALKYYYRLIDLDYHEPDIYGSIISIERYANEDIDKALEAVRMAKKQFPENDEFNKQEINLLINAERVDEAKDKINEAIAREPENANLYFNLGYLYEQLEQPEKAEEAYLKAIEIDPEYLDANYNYAVYYYNKAADLFAKARNMDLQTYRKKGKKIEEEATGYLKKAKPYFEKSLELAPEELAIIETLQTLYTQLGENKKAEEMMNKADELKEGNK; this is encoded by the coding sequence ATGAAAAAACTTGCATTATTTTTCGCCTTTTTCTTAATGATTGGGCAGGCGTTTGCGCAGAATTCTAATGTTCGTAAAGCAGACAGAGCTTTAGAAAATGGTGAGCTAGAAGAAGCAAAAGAGCTAATTAACGAAGCTGCAGAGCATGAGAAAACCAAAGATGACCCTAAAACTTGGTATACAAGGGGTACAATTTATCAGGCAATCTTAAACGAAAATGGCTATTCGAAGGAGGTTGTAGAAGAAGCCACAAAAAGCTATAATAAAGTTTTTGACATGGTCGAAGAGAATGATAAATATTTTACTTTGACCGATTTAAAAGTTCAAGAACTTTGGGGTGGTTTCATAAACGAAGGTTCCGAAGCTTATTCGGCTGAGAAATTTGAAGAAGCAGTTAAAGCATTCGAGAAAGCATTGATTGTATTGCCAAAAGATACAACAGCTACCTTGTATGCTGGGATCGCATCTCAACAATCACAAGATAATGAAACAGCTTTAAAATATTACTACAGGTTGATTGATTTGGATTATCATGAACCAGACATTTATGGAAGTATCATATCTATAGAAAGATATGCTAATGAGGATATTGATAAAGCCTTGGAAGCAGTTCGTATGGCTAAAAAGCAATTTCCTGAAAATGATGAGTTTAATAAACAGGAAATTAATTTACTTATAAATGCTGAAAGGGTAGATGAAGCAAAGGATAAAATAAACGAGGCGATTGCAAGAGAACCTGAAAACGCTAATTTGTATTTTAACTTAGGCTATTTATATGAACAGCTTGAGCAGCCTGAAAAAGCGGAGGAAGCATATTTAAAAGCTATAGAAATAGATCCTGAGTATTTAGATGCCAATTACAACTATGCGGTATACTACTATAACAAAGCAGCGGATCTTTTTGCAAAAGCAAGGAATATGGACTTGCAAACCTATAGAAAGAAGGGTAAGAAAATTGAGGAAGAAGCTACAGGTTACTTGAAAAAGGCAAAGCCTTACTTTGAAAAGTCCTTAGAACTAGCACCAGAAGAATTAGCTATTATTGAAACTCTTCAAACGCTTTATACTCAATTAGGTGAGAATAAGAAAGCTGAAGAAATGATGAATAAGGCTGATGAGCTGAAGGAAGGAAACAAGTAA
- a CDS encoding LamG-like jellyroll fold domain-containing protein produces the protein MKKYYQYIVLFIIVLLSYDSNSQNLNRSKEQNNSSRPIETFIASYDFNGNANDSTSNGFDGTLVGDMVPVSDRFGNPGSAYDFTNGSIQTVLKSQPDGISLWFKTSDGGNLLNWGFDEDFFFQFGYEISVTSVGIEMRYAIPDGSNAPSGSMVTLERSDLLNNQWRHLLININQTDGFIYFYIDGAFNGEFPINSNGITWNANSFSEGMEIGSNFLGEIDDLQLVTGQVSDQEILERYYQFGWPYVNDALISSYDFSGDALDVSGNGFSGNSIGAVLTNDRFGVPDAAFSFDGVDDRIEIYPVPTFENTSLSVWFKTSSDYSAGYVPIVDITGIGAVAIGANNRLEGTLFLGENFVVLSSSVEVNDGVWHHAVMSFDGNVFNLYLDNQLVDSFTDFSGSINVVDNPTFLDVGFIFSEGRFFNGDIDDINYYNYGISRTDVSLLYGMNSWPSTTPIAAYDFTGNANDLSGNNLNGIVFDATLSQNRFGEADQAYSFNGTSAYIAVATDEVFSIGQSTDLAVSGWFNTSAASGVLYDKSDGNTGYLAFYSNNSLIFYATQGTAESQVSISGFNDGNWHHFVTQMDRDGGMQIYIDGVLEAENVNALSNGFNPDTAEDFLIGVAGGVGNSGLNTYFNGQLDDIKVYNQLLAADEIGRQYSFGPWPTIGQVQIVRNQSNNSEGLSLYFSDDSDKYGNAFEMGDGNLNFILNGNIDTPYGDDNLDGIIDLFGEPIITPSGLNYVVLVEANRSYQIEPITTVGFLGSARTGDDTGWNGADTDMDYIGGGVFELKNIELFDGEWKIRANDDWLLANWGANPEDPGVLVNFGPNIAVSAGTYDIAVDVINKSYTITEASVNQSLVAEYYFSSSFDDTSDNINNGTGNSVTFIDDRFGNTGSAAFFNGTNGYINIPDATELNWGTSQDIVISGWFRTANGGVLFDKSNGSSGFFGVVEETGEIRFFMVETSSSTTTAEITTNGTYNDGAWHHYVIQITRASKMEIWVDGEVDSENEIATDGINPDMTEDLLIGVAAGVDNAGLNLFFDGAQDDIRFFNQVLTLEEVTQLYTEGGWPIVSPPRLNSFTPARAEIGDVVTVFGNHFSSSLSGNIVDFNGIRADVISASANELQVEVPLGASYGPINIATNGLTASSTKDFSVTFEGNGLNFDTLSFIEDGPVEGLLGLAQGSMITGDFDQDGNLDVGVISQGSQLAIFRNISAIDGEIVFDTPISFTVNSDIGFISTADLDGDGKMDMAVAEGLTVSVFINKSTGAGDINFTKDYEFTLSSTSIRDIEIADMNGDGRKDILVKEMFPPESEFSFFNTFTVTTFANISEEGILDFSVVDRTSVLGFFGFKLKDVNNDGKPDYISTGPEILLNTGNFQENTFGFSSSFDFTPIGSAQVDLTTGDFNNNDKIDFALTEDNGGRVIGIYSNATVNPLSGLVNFLEPVTFESGGAPPAIASADLDGDGLIDIVGTDLVESSISLYRNSTAQAGDFSLESRFDMGISFGGYDLQVGDFNNDGKVDILTTGFDQGIAILRNNLQSADEINVPENQPTNLAFSDVTSSKITISYDAAANHNGSYLVLRNSSSTPEFIPENGKNYQIGDLVGDDLVVYVGAGTTFIDSLLNQNTRYYYSLFAFNGSGNISSFLTSNPLTGDEMTLVIDGLSTEPTDQPTDFSVTDFDETNRLFNVNYTAPATSVDGYLVVRRLNSKPVFVPSDGQVYQQGDGFNADSIVYVGSATQFTESGIVSNSSYHYLVYSYNGSEASINYLQNAPLSGSFNVPSAEPAAQPTNFTVNSLGPNSVSFSFTAAPNVAGYLILRNDNQSPSSSPEDFIRYQYGDQIDNDVVVYRGSATSIIDNNLNPQTQYFYAIFAYNGSGDLINYLVTSPLAGNLTTSTLPNLAAQPQAQPNGFEVLSKTTTTANLGFTSSDASGYLIVRSRLSNFFFTPADGITYGINSRVGNATISYIGTESSWSENNLSSFTNYFYKVFAFNGTGNQINYLQSSPLLGELVTLTNAPSTQASDFSVTEQTFDSFTFSFSGNLDEAEGYLIARKEGENPPSSVPMGGISYVEGDLLAEGEEVVSIGTEQTFQETALTIGDTYSYAIYSYNGEGQHINYNISNPLTGTATTLVDNSAPSIQNIQYSEEVELGAPVSISVTVTDQESGVEEVAIQYIVPGATNFENATVQAMEGSENEYTYQLPAVGAAGFEFRIFAKNIAQLDDVSAIQSVTVVFPDEGLAIPYNSFGNTQEDYRIVSVPLTLDNSTVNGVFGSQLGEYGDLSKWRMFRYSNETTSEMTGSSNLIPGRGYWLIVNDNDVSFNTGSGKNVPASVDQPYEIVLSPGWNQIGNPYPYDVSWSDIQEFNNEDFELRIFNGSFSDGNTLSAFSGGFVNWPNSSDFTLRIPKTPPTGSDNRKSFDKGQGWEMNLVLENGNVRNELTGIGMHENASNELDSKDQFNLPHFLNYIDLNHPIKTNGYHVAKNIVRLQDQYNWNFDIKSNLNVKETILSWELPSSSIFNNSSELFLWDPSSQNLVDMKKSNQYQLRNSKGRDLKIIYGSMDYVNSVINLSSFHVNDPYPNPTNGVVNLSYFVPKGEANSTMTLELYNLNGSLVNQKQIAIGHSGFQSSSWNINLGTEEELLGVYLLRVRNGVSSINKKIIIR, from the coding sequence ATGAAAAAATATTACCAGTATATAGTTCTTTTTATAATCGTCTTATTGAGTTATGATAGTAACTCACAAAACCTGAATAGGAGCAAGGAACAAAATAATTCAAGCCGACCAATTGAGACTTTCATTGCATCCTATGATTTTAATGGCAATGCAAATGATAGCACGTCAAATGGTTTTGATGGCACTTTAGTTGGCGATATGGTGCCTGTGTCTGATAGATTTGGAAATCCCGGTTCAGCTTATGATTTTACAAATGGATCCATTCAAACGGTACTTAAGAGCCAGCCTGATGGCATTTCTCTCTGGTTTAAGACAAGTGATGGTGGCAATTTACTTAATTGGGGTTTTGATGAAGATTTCTTTTTCCAATTTGGGTATGAAATATCTGTAACAAGTGTGGGTATTGAAATGCGTTATGCAATTCCAGATGGAAGTAATGCTCCTTCCGGGAGTATGGTTACGCTTGAGAGAAGTGATTTACTAAATAATCAATGGAGACATCTGCTTATTAATATAAATCAAACAGATGGGTTTATTTATTTTTATATCGATGGAGCATTTAATGGTGAATTCCCTATAAACTCAAACGGAATTACATGGAACGCTAATAGTTTTTCAGAGGGTATGGAAATAGGATCCAATTTCTTAGGTGAGATAGATGATCTTCAATTAGTGACTGGTCAAGTATCAGATCAAGAAATATTAGAAAGATATTATCAGTTTGGATGGCCATATGTAAACGATGCATTGATTTCCTCTTATGATTTTTCTGGTGATGCACTTGATGTGTCTGGAAATGGATTTAGTGGGAATAGTATAGGAGCCGTACTTACGAATGATAGATTTGGTGTTCCTGACGCAGCATTTAGTTTTGACGGAGTAGATGATAGAATTGAAATTTACCCGGTTCCTACTTTTGAAAATACATCCTTATCAGTTTGGTTTAAAACCTCATCCGATTATTCGGCAGGTTATGTTCCAATTGTAGACATTACAGGTATTGGTGCTGTGGCAATTGGAGCAAATAATAGATTGGAAGGGACATTGTTTTTAGGTGAGAATTTTGTGGTGCTTAGTAGCAGTGTTGAGGTAAATGATGGGGTATGGCATCACGCAGTTATGAGTTTTGATGGGAATGTTTTTAATTTATATTTAGATAATCAACTAGTCGATTCTTTTACTGATTTTTCTGGATCAATAAACGTGGTTGACAACCCTACATTTTTAGATGTTGGCTTCATTTTTTCTGAGGGTAGATTCTTCAATGGAGACATTGATGACATAAACTATTACAATTACGGAATTAGTAGGACTGATGTGTCTTTATTATATGGAATGAATAGCTGGCCTAGTACAACTCCAATAGCCGCTTACGACTTTACTGGTAATGCTAATGATCTCAGTGGGAATAACCTGAATGGGATAGTATTTGATGCAACATTATCACAAAATAGGTTTGGAGAGGCTGACCAAGCCTATAGCTTTAATGGGACAAGTGCTTATATAGCCGTGGCAACCGATGAAGTGTTTTCAATAGGTCAATCAACCGATTTGGCTGTATCTGGTTGGTTTAATACTTCTGCAGCAAGCGGAGTTCTGTATGATAAATCAGATGGTAATACAGGGTACCTAGCTTTTTACAGTAATAATTCCTTGATTTTTTATGCAACACAGGGGACTGCAGAAAGTCAAGTTTCCATATCCGGCTTCAATGATGGGAATTGGCATCATTTTGTTACTCAAATGGACAGAGATGGGGGAATGCAGATTTACATTGATGGCGTGCTAGAAGCTGAAAACGTAAACGCCTTGTCAAATGGTTTCAATCCAGATACAGCTGAAGACTTTTTAATTGGCGTTGCAGGAGGTGTAGGGAATTCTGGCTTAAACACTTATTTTAATGGTCAGCTTGATGATATCAAAGTCTATAATCAATTGTTGGCGGCAGATGAAATTGGAAGACAATACAGTTTCGGTCCTTGGCCAACTATAGGTCAGGTGCAAATAGTAAGAAATCAATCTAATAACTCGGAGGGCTTAAGTTTGTACTTTTCTGATGATAGTGACAAGTATGGCAATGCTTTTGAAATGGGTGATGGCAATTTAAATTTTATTTTGAATGGCAACATTGATACACCCTATGGAGATGATAATCTCGATGGGATTATTGATTTATTTGGTGAGCCGATAATCACTCCAAGCGGATTAAATTATGTGGTGCTAGTTGAAGCGAACAGGTCGTACCAAATTGAGCCTATTACAACAGTGGGATTTTTAGGAAGCGCTAGAACTGGAGATGATACAGGTTGGAATGGTGCAGACACTGATATGGACTATATTGGAGGCGGTGTATTCGAATTGAAGAATATTGAATTATTTGATGGTGAATGGAAGATTCGGGCTAATGATGACTGGCTGCTTGCTAATTGGGGAGCTAATCCAGAAGATCCTGGCGTACTTGTTAATTTTGGACCAAATATAGCCGTTTCTGCAGGAACATATGACATTGCAGTTGACGTGATAAACAAAAGCTATACAATTACTGAAGCTTCTGTAAATCAATCGCTTGTAGCTGAGTACTACTTTAGCTCATCTTTCGATGATACTTCTGATAATATTAATAACGGAACAGGTAATTCGGTTACTTTTATTGATGATAGATTTGGGAATACAGGAAGTGCAGCATTTTTTAATGGCACAAATGGATATATCAATATTCCTGATGCAACAGAACTCAATTGGGGCACTTCGCAGGATATAGTAATTTCGGGTTGGTTTAGAACTGCCAATGGTGGAGTGCTATTTGATAAATCAAATGGATCCTCTGGCTTCTTTGGAGTAGTAGAAGAAACGGGTGAAATTAGATTCTTTATGGTGGAGACGAGTAGTTCAACAACTACTGCTGAGATCACCACAAATGGAACTTACAATGATGGCGCTTGGCATCATTACGTCATTCAAATTACTCGTGCCTCTAAGATGGAGATTTGGGTAGATGGTGAGGTCGATTCTGAAAATGAAATTGCCACTGACGGTATAAACCCAGATATGACAGAAGATCTTTTAATTGGAGTTGCAGCAGGTGTAGACAATGCTGGGTTAAATCTTTTCTTTGACGGTGCTCAAGATGATATACGATTCTTTAACCAAGTCTTGACGCTTGAAGAAGTGACCCAACTTTATACTGAAGGTGGGTGGCCAATTGTTAGTCCGCCAAGACTGAATTCATTTACGCCAGCAAGGGCTGAGATTGGTGATGTTGTTACCGTTTTTGGTAACCATTTTTCCTCTTCTTTAAGTGGCAATATTGTGGATTTCAATGGTATAAGAGCTGATGTAATCTCAGCCTCAGCCAATGAGCTTCAAGTAGAAGTGCCATTGGGGGCTTCGTACGGACCTATCAACATAGCAACCAATGGATTAACTGCTAGTTCTACAAAAGATTTTAGTGTAACCTTTGAAGGCAATGGTCTCAATTTTGACACTTTGTCTTTTATTGAGGACGGTCCTGTAGAGGGCTTGTTAGGTTTAGCTCAGGGGTCTATGATCACAGGTGATTTTGATCAGGATGGGAACCTCGATGTAGGTGTCATATCTCAAGGTAGTCAATTAGCAATTTTTCGTAATATCAGTGCTATTGATGGTGAAATTGTGTTTGACACACCAATTTCATTTACAGTAAATTCTGACATAGGCTTTATTAGTACGGCTGATCTAGATGGTGATGGGAAAATGGATATGGCAGTAGCTGAGGGACTTACAGTTTCAGTTTTTATAAATAAAAGTACAGGAGCAGGTGATATTAATTTTACTAAGGATTATGAATTCACCTTAAGTTCAACTTCAATAAGAGATATAGAAATTGCAGATATGAATGGAGATGGCAGGAAGGATATATTAGTGAAAGAGATGTTCCCGCCTGAAAGTGAGTTTAGTTTCTTTAATACTTTTACAGTCACTACCTTCGCCAATATATCGGAGGAAGGAATATTAGATTTTTCGGTAGTTGATAGAACATCGGTTTTGGGTTTCTTTGGATTTAAATTAAAGGATGTAAATAACGATGGCAAACCAGATTACATTTCCACAGGTCCGGAAATACTTTTAAACACTGGTAATTTTCAGGAAAACACCTTTGGCTTTTCTTCGAGTTTTGATTTTACGCCAATAGGAAGTGCTCAAGTTGATTTGACCACAGGCGATTTTAATAACAATGATAAAATTGACTTTGCCCTCACTGAAGACAATGGTGGTCGGGTAATAGGGATATATTCGAATGCAACCGTAAACCCCCTTTCTGGCCTTGTTAATTTTCTTGAGCCTGTGACCTTCGAATCTGGTGGAGCTCCTCCAGCAATTGCTAGTGCGGATCTAGATGGTGATGGATTAATAGATATAGTAGGCACTGATTTAGTTGAAAGTTCAATTTCTTTGTATCGAAACTCAACTGCACAGGCCGGGGATTTCTCTCTAGAAAGTCGTTTTGATATGGGGATTAGTTTTGGTGGTTATGATCTGCAAGTTGGTGACTTTAATAACGATGGGAAAGTAGATATACTAACCACAGGCTTTGATCAGGGGATAGCTATTTTAAGAAACAACCTTCAAAGTGCTGATGAAATAAATGTGCCTGAAAACCAACCTACCAATTTAGCCTTTTCTGATGTGACTTCAAGTAAGATAACAATTAGTTATGACGCTGCTGCAAATCATAACGGTTCATACTTGGTCTTGAGAAATTCTAGTTCAACACCTGAATTTATACCTGAAAATGGTAAAAATTATCAAATAGGTGATTTGGTTGGAGATGACCTAGTTGTGTATGTAGGTGCAGGAACCACTTTTATCGATTCTCTTTTAAATCAAAATACTAGATATTATTATAGTCTTTTTGCCTTTAATGGTTCAGGTAATATTTCATCTTTCTTAACTTCAAATCCTCTGACTGGAGATGAGATGACATTAGTAATTGACGGCTTATCAACTGAACCTACTGATCAACCTACCGATTTTTCAGTTACAGATTTTGACGAAACTAACAGGCTATTTAATGTAAATTACACTGCACCTGCTACTTCCGTTGATGGCTATTTAGTGGTGAGAAGATTGAATTCCAAGCCAGTATTTGTGCCTTCAGATGGGCAAGTGTATCAACAGGGTGATGGTTTTAATGCTGATTCAATTGTTTATGTAGGGTCTGCAACTCAGTTTACAGAGTCGGGTATCGTTTCTAATAGTTCTTACCATTATTTGGTCTATAGTTATAATGGTAGTGAAGCTAGCATTAACTATTTGCAGAATGCTCCGCTTTCTGGCAGCTTTAATGTCCCTTCTGCTGAACCAGCTGCTCAGCCTACTAATTTTACGGTAAATAGTCTCGGGCCAAATTCTGTTAGTTTTAGTTTTACAGCGGCACCAAATGTGGCCGGATATCTAATCCTTCGTAATGATAACCAGAGCCCTTCTAGTTCACCAGAAGATTTCATAAGGTATCAATACGGGGATCAGATTGATAATGATGTGGTAGTTTACCGCGGATCTGCAACTTCTATCATTGACAATAATTTGAATCCGCAAACTCAGTACTTCTATGCAATATTTGCTTATAATGGCTCAGGTGACTTAATAAACTATCTTGTTACTAGTCCTCTAGCGGGAAACTTAACCACTTCAACTTTACCGAATTTAGCTGCACAACCTCAAGCTCAACCGAATGGTTTTGAAGTACTAAGTAAAACCACAACTACAGCCAATTTAGGTTTTACATCAAGTGATGCTTCTGGATATTTAATTGTAAGGTCTCGTCTAAGTAATTTTTTCTTTACACCAGCCGATGGTATTACTTACGGAATAAATAGTAGAGTTGGCAATGCAACTATTTCCTACATTGGAACTGAAAGTAGTTGGAGTGAAAACAATTTGAGTTCTTTTACAAATTATTTTTATAAAGTATTTGCATTTAATGGAACAGGAAATCAAATTAATTATTTGCAGTCTTCTCCGCTTCTAGGAGAGTTGGTAACTTTGACTAATGCACCAAGTACGCAGGCTTCTGACTTTAGCGTAACAGAACAGACTTTTGACAGCTTTACATTTAGTTTTTCTGGTAATCTTGATGAAGCCGAAGGTTATCTGATTGCCAGAAAGGAGGGAGAAAATCCTCCATCTTCTGTGCCGATGGGAGGGATCAGCTATGTGGAAGGAGACCTTTTGGCGGAAGGTGAAGAAGTAGTGTCCATAGGGACTGAGCAAACATTTCAAGAAACAGCTTTAACCATTGGTGATACCTATTCTTATGCAATTTATTCATATAATGGCGAAGGACAGCATATTAATTACAACATAAGTAATCCTTTGACTGGTACTGCTACTACCTTAGTAGATAATAGCGCACCTAGTATTCAAAATATTCAATATTCAGAAGAAGTAGAATTAGGTGCCCCAGTGTCAATAAGTGTCACCGTTACTGACCAAGAATCTGGCGTTGAAGAAGTTGCTATTCAGTATATTGTACCAGGAGCAACTAATTTTGAAAATGCTACAGTTCAGGCTATGGAGGGCTCTGAAAATGAATATACCTATCAATTACCCGCTGTCGGTGCAGCAGGTTTTGAATTCCGAATTTTCGCAAAAAATATCGCACAGCTTGACGATGTTTCAGCTATTCAATCTGTTACAGTTGTTTTTCCGGATGAAGGATTGGCAATTCCCTATAACTCTTTTGGTAATACTCAAGAAGACTATAGAATTGTATCGGTTCCTCTCACTTTAGATAATAGTACTGTAAATGGGGTTTTTGGAAGCCAATTGGGTGAATATGGTGATTTATCTAAATGGAGAATGTTCAGATATAGTAATGAAACAACTTCTGAAATGACCGGAAGCAGCAATTTAATTCCAGGTAGAGGTTACTGGTTGATAGTAAATGATAATGACGTTTCTTTTAATACGGGCTCAGGTAAAAATGTTCCAGCAAGTGTAGATCAACCATATGAGATTGTCTTAAGTCCTGGCTGGAATCAAATTGGCAATCCCTATCCATATGATGTTTCATGGAGTGATATTCAGGAATTTAATAATGAAGATTTTGAATTGCGTATTTTCAATGGTTCATTTTCTGACGGAAACACACTGTCTGCATTTTCTGGTGGCTTCGTAAACTGGCCGAATTCAAGTGACTTCACCCTTAGAATTCCTAAAACTCCTCCAACAGGAAGTGACAATAGAAAGAGTTTTGATAAAGGACAGGGATGGGAAATGAACTTGGTGCTGGAGAATGGAAATGTCAGAAATGAATTAACGGGAATCGGAATGCATGAAAATGCTTCTAATGAATTAGATAGTAAAGACCAATTTAACCTCCCTCATTTTTTAAATTATATAGATTTGAATCATCCAATAAAGACAAATGGTTATCATGTAGCTAAAAATATTGTACGATTACAGGATCAATATAATTGGAATTTTGATATTAAATCAAATCTCAACGTAAAGGAAACAATACTTAGTTGGGAATTACCTTCATCCAGCATTTTCAACAACAGCAGCGAGTTGTTTTTATGGGATCCATCATCTCAAAATTTAGTTGACATGAAGAAATCAAATCAATATCAGCTAAGAAATAGCAAAGGTAGAGATTTGAAAATAATTTATGGTTCAATGGATTATGTAAATAGTGTCATTAATCTTTCAAGCTTTCATGTTAATGATCCGTATCCTAATCCAACAAATGGAGTTGTGAATTTGAGTTATTTTGTTCCAAAAGGTGAAGCGAATTCTACAATGACTCTGGAGCTATACAATTTAAATGGCAGTTTAGTAAATCAAAAACAAATTGCTATTGGGCATTCTGGTTTCCAATCGAGTAGTTGGAATATAAATCTGGGCACTGAAGAAGAACTTCTAGGTGTCTATTTATTAAGAGTAAGGAACGGGGTGAGTAGTATCAATAAAAAGATTATTATAAGATAA
- the msrA gene encoding peptide-methionine (S)-S-oxide reductase MsrA — protein MEFETATFGAGCFWCIDAVLRKLKGVEKVESGFSGGHIKNPPYREVVQGRTGHAEVAQVTFNPDIISYQELLEIFFQVHDPTTLNRQGADVGTHYRSMILTHSPKQEDTAVKMKSEIDSSGIFEDPIVTEIKKFEAFYPAEEVHQDFYNRNEGMPYCTFVIKPKVDKLKRLFADKLN, from the coding sequence ATGGAATTTGAAACAGCAACCTTCGGTGCAGGATGTTTTTGGTGTATTGATGCCGTCTTACGAAAATTAAAAGGAGTAGAAAAAGTAGAGTCAGGATTTTCTGGTGGGCATATTAAGAATCCACCTTACAGAGAAGTAGTGCAAGGCCGAACTGGACATGCTGAAGTGGCACAAGTAACTTTTAATCCCGATATTATTTCCTACCAAGAATTACTAGAGATCTTTTTTCAAGTTCATGATCCCACCACTTTAAATAGACAAGGAGCAGATGTTGGTACGCACTATAGATCTATGATTTTAACACATAGTCCGAAGCAAGAAGACACTGCTGTAAAGATGAAAAGTGAAATTGATTCATCTGGTATTTTTGAAGACCCTATAGTTACAGAGATAAAGAAATTTGAAGCATTTTATCCAGCCGAGGAAGTTCATCAAGACTTTTACAACCGAAATGAAGGCATGCCTTATTGTACTTTCGTTATTAAGCCAAAAGTGGATAAATTAAAGAGATTGTTTGCTGATAAATTGAATTAA